One Mycolicibacterium parafortuitum DNA segment encodes these proteins:
- a CDS encoding NAD(P)/FAD-dependent oxidoreductase codes for MSETADVVIVGGGLEGTAAAWALSQRGVTDVVVAERSTVASGMTGKSSGIVRCHYGVSSLAAMAATGLEVFEQAEDIFGTDIGFRQTGYVVGVGEQNVDALRKSLAAQRSVGVETEEIDKSEVAGLWPFADLSPFAAFGWEARGGYGDAYQTAQAFSASARAAGVRVRQGTAVAGLLVDGDRVTGVRLADGSEISAGTTVVATGVWTRPFLAPHGIDIPIKVIREQIVMINPGVEVGKVPVFSDLVSLQYVRPEVGGEILFGNSDLPGYDEIDPADPDTYSNRATDDFVDLTVDKVGTRFPGLPDASISSSYAGCYDVTPDYNPVISRGPLDGLVLAAGFSGHGFKIAPAVGRLVADLVVDGHSSDPRIPASDFRFSRFAEGDPLKTPYPYVGAGQMR; via the coding sequence ATGAGCGAGACCGCGGACGTCGTCATCGTCGGCGGCGGTCTGGAGGGCACCGCCGCGGCCTGGGCGTTGAGCCAACGCGGCGTCACCGATGTGGTCGTCGCCGAACGCAGCACGGTCGCATCCGGGATGACCGGTAAGTCCAGCGGGATCGTGCGCTGCCATTACGGTGTCAGCTCGCTGGCCGCGATGGCCGCCACCGGGCTGGAGGTGTTCGAACAAGCCGAGGACATCTTCGGCACGGACATCGGGTTCCGCCAGACCGGTTACGTCGTCGGCGTGGGCGAACAGAACGTCGATGCGCTGCGGAAAAGCCTTGCCGCACAACGCTCCGTCGGCGTCGAGACCGAGGAGATCGACAAGTCCGAGGTGGCCGGGCTGTGGCCGTTCGCCGACCTGAGCCCGTTCGCCGCGTTCGGGTGGGAGGCCCGCGGCGGCTACGGGGACGCCTACCAGACCGCGCAGGCCTTCTCGGCCTCGGCGCGTGCGGCGGGTGTGCGGGTCCGCCAGGGCACCGCCGTGGCCGGCCTGCTGGTCGACGGGGACCGCGTCACCGGAGTGCGCCTGGCCGACGGCAGCGAGATCTCGGCGGGCACGACCGTCGTCGCCACCGGCGTGTGGACCCGGCCGTTCCTGGCCCCGCACGGCATCGACATCCCGATCAAGGTTATCCGCGAACAGATCGTGATGATCAACCCCGGTGTCGAGGTGGGGAAGGTGCCGGTCTTCTCCGATCTGGTGTCACTGCAGTACGTGCGCCCGGAGGTCGGCGGGGAGATCCTGTTCGGCAACAGCGACCTGCCCGGCTATGACGAGATCGATCCTGCCGACCCCGACACCTACTCCAACCGCGCCACCGACGACTTCGTCGACCTGACCGTCGACAAGGTCGGCACCCGCTTCCCCGGCCTGCCCGACGCGTCGATCTCCAGCAGCTACGCCGGCTGCTACGACGTCACCCCCGACTACAACCCGGTGATCTCCCGAGGACCGCTGGACGGGCTGGTGCTCGCGGCGGGGTTCAGCGGTCACGGCTTCAAGATCGCGCCCGCGGTCGGGCGCCTGGTCGCCGACCTCGTCGTCGAC
- a CDS encoding FMN-binding glutamate synthase family protein, whose translation MTYTSDDRARLGLRESATFDRATIAAIQRAADTGIYDIRGWGAKRPLPHFDDLLFLGASMSRYPLEGYRERCATDVVLGDRFAKHPLHLEIPVTIAGMSFGALSGPAKEALGRGASEVGTSTTTGDGGMTPEERGQSKYLVYQYLPSRYGMNPDDLRKADAIEVVLGQGAKPGGGGMLLGQKISERVAGMRTLPEGIDQRSACRHPDWTGPDDLTIKINELREITDWEKPIYVKVGATRTYYDVKLAVHAGADVVVVDGMQGGTAATQEVFIEHVGIPTLAAIPQAVQALQELGVHRKVQLIVSGGIRNGADVAKALALGADAVAIGTAALIALGDNHPRYAADYEKLGSAAGFYDDYQDGRDPAGISTQDPELAARFDPIAGGHRLANYLRVLTMEAQTIARACGKSHVCHLEPDDLVAVSIEAAAMARVPLAGTDWIPGSR comes from the coding sequence ATGACCTACACCAGTGACGATCGCGCACGCCTCGGGCTGCGGGAGTCGGCGACCTTCGACCGCGCCACCATCGCGGCGATCCAGCGTGCCGCCGACACCGGCATCTACGACATCCGCGGCTGGGGCGCCAAGCGTCCGCTCCCCCACTTCGACGATCTGCTGTTCCTCGGGGCGTCGATGTCGCGCTACCCGCTCGAGGGCTACCGCGAGCGCTGCGCCACCGACGTGGTGCTCGGTGACCGGTTCGCCAAACATCCTCTGCACCTGGAGATCCCGGTCACCATCGCCGGGATGAGCTTCGGCGCGCTGTCCGGCCCGGCCAAGGAGGCCCTCGGCCGTGGCGCCAGCGAGGTCGGCACGTCGACCACCACCGGCGACGGCGGGATGACACCGGAGGAACGCGGCCAGAGCAAGTACCTCGTCTACCAGTATTTGCCGTCGCGGTACGGGATGAACCCCGACGATCTGCGCAAGGCGGACGCGATCGAGGTCGTGCTCGGCCAGGGCGCCAAACCGGGCGGCGGCGGAATGCTGCTGGGCCAGAAGATCTCCGAGCGGGTCGCCGGGATGCGGACCCTACCCGAGGGTATCGATCAGCGGTCGGCCTGCCGGCACCCGGACTGGACCGGTCCCGACGACCTGACCATCAAGATCAACGAGCTCCGGGAGATCACCGACTGGGAGAAGCCGATCTACGTCAAGGTCGGCGCCACCCGCACCTACTACGACGTGAAGCTCGCCGTGCACGCCGGCGCCGACGTCGTGGTGGTCGACGGGATGCAGGGCGGCACCGCCGCCACCCAGGAGGTCTTCATCGAACACGTCGGCATCCCGACGCTCGCGGCGATCCCGCAGGCCGTGCAGGCGCTGCAGGAACTGGGCGTGCATCGCAAAGTCCAGTTGATCGTGTCGGGCGGCATCCGCAACGGCGCGGATGTCGCCAAGGCACTGGCCCTGGGCGCCGACGCGGTCGCGATCGGCACCGCCGCGCTGATCGCCCTCGGCGACAACCACCCGCGGTATGCCGCCGACTACGAGAAGCTCGGCAGCGCAGCGGGTTTCTACGACGACTACCAGGACGGCCGGGACCCGGCCGGGATCAGCACACAGGACCCAGAACTCGCCGCCCGGTTCGACCCGATCGCGGGTGGGCACCGGTTGGCGAACTACCTGCGGGTGCTGACCATGGAGGCCCAGACCATCGCGCGCGCGTGCGGCAAGTCGCACGTGTGCCACCTCGAACCCGACGACCTCGTCGCGGTCAGCATCGAGGCGGCCGCGATGGCGCGCGTCCCGCTGGCGGGAACGGACTGGATCCCGGGGTCCCGATGA
- a CDS encoding protein glxC, which translates to MEPLVFDLGSTSLREVNTALHAPDLDGEFVIEHPAGAHNVAVGLNAPVKVTVKGHVGYYAAGMNQQAEVIIDGNAGTGVGENMMSGSVWVKGNASQSAGATAHGGLLVVDGDAAARCGISMKGVDIVVGGNVGHMSAFMAQAGRLVIRGDAGEALGDSIYEARLYVRGDVASLGADCIAKPMREEHHRELEYLLKTAGFEGDSTSDYTRYGSARSLYHFHVDNSSSY; encoded by the coding sequence ATGGAGCCGTTAGTCTTCGACCTTGGGTCCACGTCGCTGCGCGAGGTCAACACCGCGCTGCACGCACCGGATCTCGACGGCGAGTTCGTCATCGAGCATCCCGCGGGCGCCCACAACGTCGCGGTCGGCCTGAACGCACCCGTGAAGGTCACCGTGAAGGGCCACGTCGGCTACTACGCGGCGGGGATGAACCAGCAGGCCGAGGTGATCATCGACGGCAACGCGGGCACCGGGGTCGGCGAGAACATGATGAGCGGCTCGGTGTGGGTGAAAGGCAACGCATCACAGTCGGCGGGGGCGACCGCACACGGCGGTCTGCTGGTCGTCGACGGCGACGCGGCGGCCCGCTGCGGCATCTCGATGAAGGGCGTCGACATCGTGGTGGGCGGCAACGTCGGTCACATGAGTGCGTTCATGGCCCAGGCCGGGCGGCTGGTGATCCGCGGGGATGCCGGGGAGGCGCTCGGCGACTCGATCTACGAGGCCCGGCTGTACGTACGCGGCGACGTCGCGTCGCTGGGCGCCGACTGCATCGCCAAACCGATGCGCGAAGAACATCACCGTGAACTCGAATACCTGCTCAAGACCGCCGGTTTCGAAGGAGACAGCACCAGCGACTACACCCGCTACGGGTCGGCGCGCTCGCTGTACCACTTCCACGTCGACAACAGCTCCTCGTATTAG
- a CDS encoding glutamine amidotransferase has protein sequence MCGIVGLHLRTPDLYPRLGELLTGMLCEMGDRGSDSAGVAVYGDPSWSPPGRGCVSLADLGTGVLEDATQVAAAVGAELGGDVDGVAVGVSFVLSADVDSEVLLAAVRAAYPQAIIAGFGSDIAVLKGVGHPRALTDGWGLAGAQGWQGVGHTRMATESAVTPAGCHPYAVGPGQCMVHNGSFANHATIRRELRAEGVVFDSENDTEVGARFIAKQLAEGRDIESALKELCATFDGFYTLLVSNRDSFAVVRDAIACKPAVIAETADWVAMGSEYRALAGLPGVESAKIWEPEPEVVYAWSR, from the coding sequence ATGTGCGGGATCGTCGGACTGCATCTGCGGACACCCGATCTCTACCCCCGGCTCGGCGAACTGCTGACCGGCATGCTGTGCGAGATGGGTGACCGCGGCAGCGACTCCGCCGGCGTCGCCGTCTACGGCGACCCGAGCTGGTCACCCCCCGGGCGCGGATGCGTGTCGCTCGCCGACCTCGGCACCGGGGTGCTCGAGGACGCGACACAGGTGGCCGCCGCGGTCGGCGCCGAACTGGGCGGGGACGTCGACGGTGTCGCGGTCGGCGTCAGCTTCGTCCTGTCCGCCGACGTCGACTCCGAGGTGCTGTTGGCCGCGGTTCGCGCCGCCTATCCCCAGGCGATCATCGCCGGGTTCGGTTCCGACATCGCGGTTCTCAAGGGCGTCGGGCACCCCCGCGCCCTCACCGACGGCTGGGGGCTGGCCGGGGCGCAGGGCTGGCAGGGTGTGGGTCACACCCGGATGGCCACCGAGTCGGCAGTGACGCCGGCCGGCTGTCACCCGTACGCCGTCGGCCCGGGGCAGTGCATGGTGCACAACGGATCGTTCGCCAACCACGCGACGATCCGGCGCGAGCTGCGCGCCGAGGGTGTGGTGTTCGACAGCGAGAACGACACCGAGGTCGGGGCGCGGTTCATCGCCAAACAGCTGGCCGAGGGCCGTGACATCGAGAGTGCACTCAAGGAGCTGTGCGCCACGTTCGACGGCTTCTACACGCTGCTGGTGTCCAACCGCGACTCGTTCGCGGTGGTGCGTGACGCGATCGCGTGCAAGCCGGCCGTGATCGCCGAGACGGCCGACTGGGTCGCGATGGGCAGCGAATATCGCGCCCTGGCAGGGCTTCCCGGAGTGGAGAGCGCCAAGATCTGGGAACCGGAACCGGAGGTGGTGTACGCATGGAGCCGTTAG
- the glnT gene encoding type III glutamate--ammonia ligase, which translates to MPQDLAALAEQSGTKFILALFVDLRGKPCAKLVPVEAVDLLATEGVGFAGYAVGAMGQEPKDPDLMAIPDPESFTPIPFIKEGLAIVHCDPHVNGQPWPYAPRVILKSLIQKCADAGFEPWVGAEVEYFLLSRNDDGSVSVADTADTASQPCYDARGVTRMYDHLTAVSTAMNQLGWSNYANDHEDGNGQFEQNFKFAEALVTADRVITLRYLLSMIAAERGMIATFMPKPFGDKTGNGLHFHLSLTSAGTPVFPSEDDDRGLGLSDTAYGFIGGILEHACALQAVVGPTVNSYKRTGAVATSSGASWAPRLPTYGGNDRTHYIRVPDSDRIEMRGGDGSANPYLAIAAALGAGLDGIKRSTDPGGVGQGISTTPLPATLLHAVEAFETDPVVTGVLDAAGEGVAAYFANVKRDEFFAYHSSVTPWEIDNYLTAF; encoded by the coding sequence ATGCCTCAAGACCTCGCCGCCCTGGCCGAACAGTCGGGCACCAAGTTCATCCTCGCCCTGTTCGTCGATCTGCGCGGAAAACCCTGCGCCAAGCTCGTTCCCGTCGAGGCCGTCGACCTGCTCGCCACCGAGGGCGTCGGATTCGCCGGGTACGCGGTCGGCGCGATGGGTCAGGAACCCAAGGACCCCGACCTGATGGCGATCCCCGATCCGGAGTCGTTCACCCCGATCCCGTTCATCAAAGAGGGCCTGGCGATCGTGCACTGCGATCCGCACGTCAACGGGCAGCCGTGGCCTTACGCACCACGGGTCATCCTGAAGTCGCTGATCCAGAAGTGCGCCGATGCCGGTTTCGAACCGTGGGTCGGCGCCGAGGTCGAGTACTTCCTGTTGTCCCGCAACGACGACGGCAGCGTCTCGGTCGCCGACACCGCCGACACGGCGTCACAACCGTGCTACGACGCGCGCGGCGTCACCCGCATGTACGACCACCTCACCGCCGTCTCCACCGCGATGAATCAGCTCGGCTGGTCCAACTACGCCAACGACCACGAGGACGGCAACGGCCAGTTCGAGCAGAACTTCAAGTTCGCCGAGGCCTTGGTCACCGCCGACCGAGTCATCACGCTGCGCTACCTGCTGTCGATGATCGCCGCCGAGCGCGGGATGATCGCGACGTTCATGCCGAAACCGTTCGGCGACAAGACCGGCAACGGACTGCACTTCCATCTGTCGCTGACCAGCGCCGGCACCCCCGTCTTCCCCTCCGAGGACGACGACCGAGGGCTCGGATTATCCGACACCGCATACGGATTCATCGGTGGAATCCTCGAGCACGCCTGCGCATTGCAGGCCGTCGTCGGACCGACGGTCAACTCCTACAAGCGCACCGGCGCCGTCGCGACGTCCTCAGGCGCGTCCTGGGCGCCGCGCCTTCCGACCTACGGCGGCAACGACCGCACCCACTACATCCGGGTGCCGGATTCCGACCGCATCGAGATGCGCGGTGGCGACGGCTCCGCCAACCCGTACCTGGCGATCGCCGCGGCGTTGGGCGCCGGTCTCGACGGCATCAAACGCAGCACCGATCCCGGCGGGGTCGGTCAGGGCATCAGCACCACCCCACTGCCCGCCACGCTGCTTCACGCGGTCGAGGCCTTCGAGACCGATCCGGTGGTCACCGGTGTGCTCGATGCCGCGGGTGAAGGCGTCGCGGCCTACTTCGCCAACGTCAAACGCGACGAGTTCTTCGCCTACCACAGCTCGGTCACGCCGTGGGAGATCGACAACTACCTCACCGCGTTCTGA
- a CDS encoding ammonium transporter, which produces MDTGTTAFILCCIIGLTLMIPGLALFYGGMVSVKSSTNMMMMTFGAVALVGVLWVLFGFSMVFGTTYGGFVGSFTEFAGMTDLLESQTTIAGLPVSLFALFQALFAAITVALISGAVADRMKFGAWMLFAAAWAVLVYFPVAHWVFAFDGVVTENSVGGWIANQLKAIDFAGGTAVHINAGAAALAVAIVLGKSAMFGQARKPHNVPLTLLGAGLLWAGWYAFNGGSALAAGNSAAIVMVTTFVATCAATLAWLAVEKIKDGHVTGVGAASGAITGLVAITPACGAVTPIGAIFVGGIAGAICVYAVGLKSKFGYDDSLDVVGVHLVGGVIGTLLIGLFASEGMPNATNGLLYGGGVEQLWKQAVAAFAVMAYSFLVAFAIAFVIKKTMGIRISPEDEESGIDAKFHRDAAYELQTI; this is translated from the coding sequence ATGGATACAGGGACCACAGCGTTCATTCTGTGTTGCATCATCGGCCTCACACTGATGATCCCCGGCCTTGCGCTGTTCTACGGCGGCATGGTGTCGGTGAAGAGCTCGACCAACATGATGATGATGACCTTCGGCGCGGTGGCGCTCGTCGGCGTCCTCTGGGTGCTGTTCGGCTTCTCGATGGTCTTCGGCACGACCTACGGCGGCTTCGTCGGCAGCTTCACCGAGTTCGCCGGGATGACAGATCTTTTGGAGTCCCAGACGACGATCGCCGGGCTGCCGGTGAGCTTGTTCGCGCTGTTTCAGGCGCTGTTCGCGGCGATCACGGTCGCGCTGATCTCGGGCGCGGTCGCCGACCGGATGAAGTTCGGCGCCTGGATGTTGTTCGCCGCGGCGTGGGCCGTGCTGGTCTACTTCCCGGTCGCGCACTGGGTTTTCGCCTTCGACGGCGTCGTCACCGAGAACTCGGTCGGCGGCTGGATCGCCAACCAGCTCAAAGCCATCGACTTCGCCGGCGGCACGGCGGTGCACATCAACGCCGGTGCCGCCGCGCTGGCCGTCGCGATCGTGCTCGGAAAGTCCGCGATGTTCGGGCAGGCGCGCAAGCCGCACAACGTGCCGCTGACTCTTCTCGGTGCCGGTCTGCTGTGGGCCGGCTGGTACGCGTTCAACGGCGGATCCGCACTGGCCGCAGGTAATTCCGCGGCCATCGTCATGGTCACCACCTTCGTGGCGACGTGCGCTGCGACCCTGGCCTGGCTGGCCGTCGAGAAGATCAAGGACGGCCACGTGACGGGCGTCGGCGCCGCTTCCGGCGCGATCACCGGCCTGGTCGCGATCACCCCGGCCTGCGGTGCGGTCACCCCGATCGGGGCGATCTTCGTCGGCGGCATCGCCGGAGCGATCTGCGTGTACGCCGTCGGCCTGAAGTCGAAGTTCGGCTACGACGACTCCCTCGACGTCGTCGGGGTTCACCTCGTCGGCGGTGTCATCGGCACCCTGCTGATCGGCCTGTTCGCCAGCGAGGGCATGCCGAACGCCACCAACGGGTTGCTGTACGGCGGCGGCGTCGAGCAGCTGTGGAAGCAGGCCGTCGCCGCGTTCGCAGTGATGGCCTACTCGTTCCTCGTGGCCTTCGCCATCGCATTCGTGATCAAGAAGACGATGGGCATCCGCATTTCCCCCGAGGACGAGGAGAGCGGCATCGATGCCAAGTTCCACCGGGACGCGGCGTACGAACTCCAGACCATCTGA
- a CDS encoding linear amide C-N hydrolase → MCTRVVYLGAGERIVTGRSMDWKVEIGTNLWALPRGVKRTGQAGPDSVEWTAKYGSVVATGYDISTTDGLNEAGLAANLLWLAESQYPDNTGDRPALAISLWAQYVLDNFATVAEAVAALTATPLRVVTAEVPGQERMATVHLAMSDATGDSAIVEYIDGEQVIHHGRDYQVMTNSPIFDKQLAITEYWNEIGGTVMLPGTNRAADRFVRASFYINAVPKTDDPLLAAATVFSVVRNASVPYGIATAEEPNISSTRWRTVIDHKSLRYFFESALSPNTFWVELKNLDFSEGAPALQLPLGEGEKTVYAGDASGSFAPTEPFTFLGLG, encoded by the coding sequence ATGTGCACACGCGTGGTTTACCTGGGCGCCGGGGAGCGGATCGTGACCGGACGCTCGATGGACTGGAAGGTCGAGATCGGGACGAACCTGTGGGCGCTGCCCCGCGGCGTGAAGCGCACCGGGCAGGCCGGACCGGATTCGGTCGAGTGGACCGCCAAGTACGGCAGCGTCGTCGCGACCGGCTACGACATCTCCACCACCGACGGTCTCAACGAGGCCGGCCTGGCGGCGAACCTGCTCTGGCTCGCCGAATCCCAGTACCCGGACAACACCGGGGACCGGCCGGCGCTGGCCATCTCGTTGTGGGCGCAGTACGTGCTCGACAACTTCGCCACGGTCGCCGAGGCCGTGGCCGCGCTGACCGCGACGCCGCTTCGGGTGGTCACCGCCGAGGTGCCCGGGCAGGAGCGGATGGCGACCGTGCACCTGGCGATGTCGGATGCCACCGGAGACAGCGCCATCGTCGAGTACATCGACGGTGAGCAGGTGATCCACCACGGCCGCGACTATCAGGTGATGACGAACTCGCCGATCTTCGACAAGCAGCTCGCGATCACCGAGTACTGGAACGAGATCGGCGGCACCGTGATGCTGCCCGGCACCAACCGCGCCGCCGACCGGTTCGTGCGCGCGTCGTTCTACATCAACGCGGTGCCCAAGACCGACGATCCGCTGCTGGCCGCGGCGACCGTGTTCAGCGTCGTGCGCAACGCGTCGGTGCCGTACGGGATCGCGACCGCCGAGGAGCCGAACATCTCCAGCACGCGGTGGCGCACCGTCATCGACCACAAGTCGTTGCGCTACTTCTTCGAGTCGGCGCTCTCGCCGAACACGTTCTGGGTCGAGCTGAAGAACCTGGATTTCAGCGAAGGCGCGCCGGCGCTGCAGCTGCCGCTGGGCGAAGGGGAGAAGACCGTCTACGCCGGCGACGCGAGCGGCAGCTTCGCGCCCACCGAGCCGTTCACGTTCCTCGGGCTCGGGTAG
- a CDS encoding nitroreductase family protein, translating to MSDRSAVTSVPLHPPIAGRWSPRAFDPAGELGGDDLTAVLEAARWAPTWGARQPVRFVVGVRGDETFATLAGLLRRGNSYAKAANALVLLCSDEGEDERTKLYSSVDAGAAMTNLIIEAVSRGLIAHPMAGFDVAGAAAAFGLPDTLHPLVMVALGRLADSADVDAEIAERDARPRERLPLDAVVLRGPTRARGT from the coding sequence ATGTCCGACCGCTCGGCCGTGACCTCCGTCCCACTGCATCCGCCGATCGCCGGCCGCTGGAGTCCGCGGGCGTTCGACCCCGCCGGCGAGCTGGGTGGGGACGATCTGACCGCGGTGCTCGAGGCCGCCCGCTGGGCCCCGACCTGGGGTGCGCGCCAGCCGGTGCGGTTCGTCGTCGGGGTGCGCGGGGACGAGACGTTCGCGACGCTGGCCGGGCTGCTCCGGCGCGGGAACAGCTACGCCAAGGCCGCGAACGCGCTGGTCCTGCTGTGTTCCGACGAGGGCGAGGACGAGCGCACCAAGCTGTACTCGAGCGTCGACGCCGGTGCCGCGATGACCAACCTGATCATCGAGGCGGTCTCGCGCGGGTTGATCGCGCACCCGATGGCGGGGTTCGACGTCGCGGGCGCCGCCGCCGCCTTCGGGCTGCCCGACACGTTGCACCCGCTGGTGATGGTCGCGCTCGGCCGGCTCGCGGACTCCGCGGACGTCGACGCGGAGATCGCCGAGCGCGACGCCCGGCCCCGGGAACGGCTGCCGCTCGACGCGGTGGTGCTGCGCGGACCTACCCGAGCCCGAGGAACGTGA
- a CDS encoding aspartate kinase, with product MALVVQKYGGSSVSDAERIRRVAERIVETKKAGNDVVVVVSAMGDTTDELLDLAKQVSPAPPARELDMLLTAGERISNALVAMAIESLGAQARSFTGSQAGVVTTGTHGNAKIIDVTPTRLRSALDEGQIVLVAGFQGVSQDTKDVTTLGRGGSDTTAVAVAAALNADVCEIYTDVDGIFSADPRIVANAHKLDTVTFEEMLEMAAAGAKVLMLRCVEYARRFDLPIHVRSSYSDKPGTIVKGSIEDIPMEDAILTGVAHDRGEAKVTVVGLPDVPGYAARVFRACAEVDINIDMVLQNISKVEDGKTDITFTCSRESGPVAVEKLTSLQDEIGFTRVLYDDHIGKVSLIGAGMRSHPGVTATFCEALADAGINIDLISTSEIRISVLIKDTELDRAVAALHEAFGLGGDEEAVVYAGTGR from the coding sequence GTGGCGCTCGTCGTACAGAAATACGGCGGATCCTCGGTGTCGGACGCCGAGCGGATCCGGCGTGTGGCCGAGCGCATCGTCGAGACCAAGAAGGCGGGTAACGACGTCGTCGTCGTCGTGTCGGCGATGGGTGACACCACCGACGAGCTGCTCGACCTGGCCAAGCAGGTCTCCCCGGCGCCGCCCGCGCGCGAGCTCGACATGCTGTTGACCGCCGGTGAGCGCATCTCGAACGCGCTGGTCGCGATGGCGATCGAGTCGCTCGGTGCGCAGGCCCGGTCGTTCACCGGATCGCAGGCCGGCGTCGTCACCACCGGTACGCACGGCAACGCGAAGATCATCGACGTCACACCGACGCGGCTGCGCTCCGCGCTCGACGAGGGCCAGATCGTGCTCGTCGCCGGGTTTCAGGGCGTCAGCCAGGACACCAAGGACGTCACCACGCTGGGCCGCGGCGGCTCGGACACCACCGCGGTCGCGGTGGCCGCGGCGCTCAACGCGGACGTCTGCGAGATCTACACCGACGTCGACGGCATCTTCAGCGCCGACCCGCGCATCGTCGCGAACGCGCACAAGCTCGACACCGTCACCTTCGAGGAGATGCTCGAGATGGCCGCGGCCGGCGCGAAGGTGCTGATGCTGCGCTGCGTCGAGTACGCCCGCCGCTTCGACCTGCCCATCCACGTCCGGTCGTCCTATTCGGACAAGCCAGGCACCATCGTCAAAGGATCGATCGAGGACATCCCCATGGAAGACGCCATTCTGACCGGAGTCGCCCACGACCGAGGCGAGGCCAAGGTCACCGTCGTCGGCCTGCCCGACGTGCCCGGCTACGCCGCGCGGGTGTTCCGCGCCTGCGCCGAGGTCGACATCAACATCGACATGGTGTTGCAGAACATCTCCAAGGTCGAGGACGGCAAGACCGACATCACTTTCACCTGCTCGCGGGAGAGTGGACCGGTCGCGGTGGAGAAGCTCACCTCGCTGCAGGACGAGATCGGGTTCACCCGGGTGCTCTACGACGACCACATCGGCAAGGTGTCGCTGATCGGGGCCGGGATGCGCTCGCACCCCGGTGTGACGGCGACGTTCTGCGAGGCGCTGGCGGACGCGGGCATCAACATCGATCTGATCTCCACCTCGGAGATCCGGATCTCGGTGCTCATCAAGGACACCGAGCTCGACCGTGCGGTCGCCGCGCTGCACGAGGCGTTCGGCCTCGGCGGTGACGAGGAAGCGGTCGTGTACGCGGGAACAGGACGATAG
- a CDS encoding aspartate-semialdehyde dehydrogenase gives MVRIGVVGATGQVGQVMRALLAERDFPVTEVRFFASSRSAGKKLEFRGQEIEVEDSETADPSGLDIALFSAGATMSRVQAPRFAAAGAIVVDNSSAWRKDPDVPLVVSEVNFERDVANRARSLPKGIIANPNCTTMAAMPVLKPLHDEAGLTRLIVSSYQAVSGSGLAGVEELATQARAVIDGAEALVHDGSALEFPAPNKYVAPIAFNVIPLAGSLVDDGSGETDEDQKLRNESRKILGIPDLLVSGTCVRVPVFTGHSLSINAEFDRPLSVQRATEILRGAPGVTLAEVPTPLAAAGADDSLVGRIRQDPGVPDGRGLALFVSGDNLRKGAALNTIQIAELLAAQL, from the coding sequence ATGGTGCGCATTGGTGTCGTGGGCGCGACCGGTCAGGTCGGCCAGGTCATGCGAGCCCTGTTGGCCGAACGCGACTTTCCCGTCACCGAGGTGCGGTTCTTCGCATCGTCGCGCTCGGCGGGCAAGAAGCTGGAGTTCCGCGGACAGGAGATCGAGGTCGAGGACTCCGAGACCGCCGACCCGTCCGGGCTGGACATCGCGCTGTTCTCGGCGGGCGCGACGATGTCGCGGGTGCAGGCTCCGCGCTTCGCGGCCGCGGGCGCCATCGTCGTCGACAACTCCTCGGCGTGGCGCAAGGACCCCGACGTTCCGCTGGTCGTCTCCGAGGTGAACTTCGAAAGGGACGTGGCCAACCGCGCTCGGTCGCTTCCTAAAGGCATCATCGCGAACCCGAACTGCACCACCATGGCCGCGATGCCGGTGCTCAAGCCGCTGCACGACGAGGCCGGTCTGACCCGGCTGATCGTGTCGAGCTATCAGGCCGTGTCGGGTAGTGGCCTGGCCGGCGTGGAAGAGCTCGCGACGCAGGCGCGCGCCGTCATCGACGGCGCCGAGGCGCTGGTGCACGACGGTTCCGCGCTGGAGTTCCCGGCGCCGAACAAGTACGTCGCCCCGATCGCGTTCAACGTGATCCCGCTGGCCGGTTCGCTGGTCGACGACGGCTCCGGTGAGACCGACGAGGACCAGAAGCTGCGCAACGAGAGCCGCAAGATCCTGGGCATCCCGGACCTGCTGGTGTCGGGCACCTGCGTGCGTGTCCCGGTGTTCACCGGACATTCACTGTCGATCAACGCCGAGTTCGACCGGCCGCTGTCGGTGCAGCGCGCGACCGAGATCCTGCGCGGCGCACCGGGTGTGACATTGGCGGAGGTGCCGACGCCGCTGGCCGCAGCCGGTGCCGACGACTCACTGGTCGGGCGGATCCGGCAGGATCCCGGCGTTCCGGACGGACGCGGGCTCGCGTTGTTCGTCTCGGGCGACAACCTGCGAAAAGGCGCGGCGCTCAACACCATCCAGATCGCCGAACTGCTGGCCGCGCAGTTGTAA